A window from Litorilinea aerophila encodes these proteins:
- a CDS encoding SOS response-associated peptidase: MCGRFTLFSSPERLAELFDLAEPPQLAPRYNIAPTQPVAIVRADARTQTREWALVQWGLVPSWAKDPSMGSRLINARAETVAEKPSFRAAFKRRRCLIPADGFYEWQRTSKGKQPYFVHLRDGSPFAMAGLWEFWTGPDGSALESCTILTTEANELMAPLHNRMPVIVAPEDYQNWLTIDLDRERERASLLHHLLRPFPAEAMEAYPVSTYVNSPRNEGADCIAPLVC; encoded by the coding sequence ATGTGCGGACGATTCACGCTGTTCTCATCGCCGGAGCGGCTGGCCGAGCTTTTTGACCTGGCGGAGCCGCCGCAGCTGGCTCCACGCTATAATATTGCGCCCACCCAGCCGGTGGCCATTGTGCGCGCCGACGCCCGGACCCAGACCCGGGAGTGGGCGCTGGTTCAGTGGGGCCTGGTCCCTTCGTGGGCCAAAGACCCGAGCATGGGCAGCCGCCTGATCAACGCCCGGGCCGAAACGGTGGCCGAGAAACCTTCCTTTCGGGCCGCGTTCAAGCGCCGCCGCTGTCTGATCCCGGCCGATGGCTTCTACGAGTGGCAGCGCACCAGCAAGGGCAAGCAGCCCTACTTCGTCCACCTGCGGGACGGCTCTCCCTTTGCCATGGCTGGCCTGTGGGAATTCTGGACGGGCCCGGATGGTTCGGCCCTGGAATCCTGCACCATCCTCACCACCGAGGCCAACGAGTTGATGGCTCCCCTCCACAACCGCATGCCGGTGATCGTGGCGCCCGAGGATTACCAGAACTGGCTCACCATCGACCTGGATCGGGAACGGGAGCGGGCTTCCCTTCTGCACCACCTACTTCGTCCATTTCCGGCCGAGGCCATGGAAGCATACCCGGTCAGCACCTACGTAAACAGCCCCCGTAACGAAGGCGCTGACTGCATTGCCCCCCTGGTCTGTTAA
- the rpmG gene encoding 50S ribosomal protein L33 has translation MAKKGPRVLVKMRSTESDHMYLTEKNRRNDPNRLELRKYDPIVRKHVIYRETK, from the coding sequence ATGGCGAAAAAGGGACCACGCGTGCTGGTTAAGATGCGCAGCACGGAAAGCGATCACATGTACCTGACGGAGAAGAACCGCCGCAACGATCCCAACCGGCTGGAGCTGCGGAAGTACGATCCCATCGTCCGCAAGCACGTGATCTACCGGGAAACCAAGTAA
- the hisZ gene encoding ATP phosphoribosyltransferase regulatory subunit — protein sequence MTVLTISPGDARIPQGVADYFWEEAYQRRQLEGQLLALFRRWGYGDVIPPMFEYADTLNIGASPRLQQEMYRFLDRDGHTLALRPDMTIPVARLVGARLHDWPMPQRFCYAGSVFRYTDPQAGRQREFFQAGVELVGANTPEADAEVLALTAHGLEAAGLTDFRLVVGQIQYFRGLLEALGLTPAQEQALQQAIDRNSAAELNDFLEQTPLPPEQQASVLALAELSGADVAQVLERAGRYCLNRAMAAALDNLRAISQALDAYGVGSRLYLDLTEIHNLGYYTGITFEVLAPQLGFPLASGGRYDNLVGAYGHPQPAVGVAIGLDRLLLARRLQERQSVSSPTRPIPPDLLVATGGDRGALAIVQQWREAGLRVAVDVNGRGEEALTMYARRLGIPRVLTWTGSGFHVRETAGDATGQPAFWPAEESFQRGQALLEQPAAHPRGTS from the coding sequence ATGACCGTTTTGACCATCTCACCCGGCGATGCCCGCATTCCCCAGGGTGTGGCCGACTACTTTTGGGAAGAAGCATATCAACGGCGCCAGTTGGAAGGCCAGCTATTGGCACTTTTCCGCCGCTGGGGATACGGCGACGTCATCCCCCCCATGTTCGAGTATGCAGACACCCTCAACATCGGCGCCAGCCCCCGGCTCCAGCAGGAAATGTATCGTTTTCTGGACCGGGACGGCCACACCCTGGCCCTGCGGCCAGACATGACCATCCCCGTGGCCCGGCTGGTGGGTGCCCGCCTCCACGACTGGCCCATGCCCCAGCGCTTCTGCTATGCGGGCAGCGTCTTCCGCTACACCGACCCCCAGGCCGGGCGGCAGCGGGAATTCTTCCAGGCCGGGGTGGAGCTCGTCGGGGCCAACACGCCCGAGGCCGATGCCGAAGTGCTGGCCCTCACCGCCCACGGGCTGGAGGCAGCCGGCCTGACCGACTTTCGCCTGGTGGTGGGCCAGATCCAGTATTTCCGGGGGTTGCTGGAGGCTCTGGGTCTGACGCCAGCCCAGGAACAGGCCCTGCAACAGGCCATCGACCGCAACAGCGCCGCCGAGCTCAACGACTTTCTCGAGCAGACGCCCCTGCCGCCGGAACAACAGGCCAGCGTCCTGGCCCTGGCCGAGCTCAGCGGCGCCGACGTGGCCCAGGTCCTGGAGCGGGCCGGTCGCTATTGCCTCAACCGCGCCATGGCCGCCGCGCTGGACAACCTGCGGGCCATCAGCCAGGCCCTGGACGCCTACGGCGTAGGCAGCCGGCTCTACCTGGACCTGACGGAGATCCACAACCTGGGCTACTACACGGGCATCACCTTCGAAGTGCTTGCCCCCCAACTGGGCTTCCCCCTGGCCAGCGGCGGGCGCTACGACAATCTGGTGGGCGCCTACGGCCATCCCCAGCCGGCGGTTGGCGTCGCCATTGGCCTGGATCGCCTGTTGTTGGCCCGCCGTCTCCAGGAGCGTCAAAGCGTCTCCTCCCCCACCCGCCCCATCCCGCCCGACCTCCTGGTGGCCACCGGCGGCGACCGTGGGGCGCTGGCCATTGTGCAGCAGTGGCGGGAGGCGGGACTTCGGGTGGCCGTGGACGTGAACGGCCGAGGGGAAGAGGCCCTAACCATGTACGCCCGCAGGTTGGGTATCCCCCGGGTACTGACCTGGACAGGAAGCGGCTTTCATGTCCGTGAGACAGCCGGGGACGCCACCGGCCAGCCCGCCTTCTGGCCGGCAGAGGAATCCTTTCAGCGGGGCCAGGCGCTCCTGGAGCAGCCGGCCGCTCACCCCAGGGGAACCTCATGA
- the hisG gene encoding ATP phosphoribosyltransferase yields MSQETHTLMFALPKGRMLPNALGLLRRAGFWTPDQDNGRKLIVESPDGRLRYIMAKPSDVPTYVEYGAADLGICGLDVLRESGRNVYEPLLLPFDYCRLSLAGPADRPDWPLRYASQPRVATSFPRLTTEFFRSRGVNAEIIKLNGSVELGPLVGLADLIVDLVSTGNTLRANGLVEIRTIMESQAVLIANRAAYRLKAPAVQPLIQALRQAITQQSEGA; encoded by the coding sequence ATGAGCCAGGAAACCCACACCCTGATGTTTGCCCTGCCCAAAGGCCGCATGCTGCCCAACGCGCTGGGACTGTTGCGTCGTGCCGGCTTTTGGACGCCGGATCAGGACAACGGGCGCAAGCTGATTGTGGAAAGCCCGGATGGCCGGCTGCGCTACATCATGGCCAAGCCGTCGGACGTGCCCACCTATGTGGAATATGGCGCGGCGGACCTGGGCATCTGCGGCCTGGATGTTTTGCGGGAAAGCGGCCGCAACGTCTATGAGCCACTTCTGTTGCCCTTTGACTACTGCCGCCTGAGCCTGGCCGGCCCGGCCGACCGGCCGGACTGGCCCCTGCGCTACGCCAGCCAGCCCCGGGTTGCCACCAGCTTCCCCCGCCTCACCACCGAGTTCTTTCGCTCCCGGGGGGTCAACGCCGAGATCATCAAACTCAACGGCTCGGTGGAGTTGGGGCCGCTGGTGGGCCTGGCCGACCTCATCGTGGACCTGGTCTCCACCGGCAATACCCTGCGGGCCAACGGCCTGGTGGAGATCCGTACCATCATGGAAAGCCAGGCGGTGCTCATTGCCAACCGGGCGGCCTACCGCCTCAAGGCCCCGGCCGTGCAACCCCTCATTCAGGCGTTGCGCCAGGCCATCACCCAGCAATCAGAGGGTGCGTAG
- the mtnP gene encoding S-methyl-5'-thioadenosine phosphorylase yields the protein MSEKIRFGVIGGSGVYQMEALQDVEEIQLETPFGPPSDRYVVGTLHGQRVAFLARHGRGHRISPSRLNQRANIYGFKLLGVEYLIGVSACGSLQEQYAPGHIVIPDQLFDRTTGRALSFFDDPTVGTDGLVVHISLAEPFCPFLNQICYEAARETGNPVHLGGNFVTIEGPRFSTKAESRVFRSWGMDIIGMTTTPEAQLAREAEMSYSVMAHVTDYDVWHETEEPVTVEAVVRTLLHNAEVAKQAVANAIRRLADAGPSPQANALQDAIITDRSLVPPEVVQRLEPIIGKYFSGK from the coding sequence GTGAGCGAGAAAATTCGTTTCGGCGTCATCGGCGGCAGCGGCGTCTACCAGATGGAAGCCCTCCAGGATGTGGAGGAGATCCAGTTGGAGACCCCCTTTGGCCCTCCCTCGGATCGCTACGTGGTGGGGACCCTCCACGGCCAACGGGTGGCCTTCCTGGCCCGCCACGGCCGGGGGCATCGCATCAGCCCATCCCGCCTCAACCAGCGGGCCAACATCTACGGCTTCAAACTGCTGGGGGTAGAGTACCTCATCGGCGTCAGCGCCTGTGGTAGCCTGCAGGAACAGTACGCACCGGGCCACATCGTCATCCCGGATCAGCTCTTCGACCGCACCACCGGCCGCGCCCTCAGCTTTTTCGACGACCCCACCGTGGGCACCGACGGCCTGGTGGTCCACATCAGCCTGGCCGAGCCCTTCTGCCCCTTCCTGAATCAGATCTGCTATGAGGCGGCCCGGGAAACGGGCAACCCGGTGCACCTGGGCGGCAACTTTGTGACCATCGAAGGCCCCCGCTTCAGCACCAAAGCCGAAAGCCGGGTCTTCCGCAGCTGGGGCATGGACATCATCGGCATGACCACCACGCCGGAGGCCCAACTGGCCCGGGAAGCGGAGATGAGCTACTCGGTCATGGCCCACGTCACCGACTACGACGTCTGGCACGAGACCGAGGAGCCGGTCACGGTGGAAGCCGTGGTGCGCACCCTTCTCCACAACGCGGAGGTGGCCAAACAGGCCGTAGCCAACGCCATCCGCCGTCTGGCCGACGCCGGCCCGTCGCCCCAGGCCAACGCGCTGCAGGACGCCATCATCACCGACCGGAGCCTGGTGCCTCCTGAGGTTGTCCAGCGCCTGGAACCCATCATCGGCAAATATTTCAGCGGCAAATAG
- a CDS encoding SH3 domain-containing protein gives MRRLVLLATLTLCFSLPALVYSVQPAHATTQQVTFRPGDNHRELLGVILPAAAAILSAQATEPVTPTATLTATAPISPLVTPQASLTLTASVTASQAITAPSPLATPTPVGPTSDALQEGPLAGTIIANRSTATIKFFVEGETYTVAPERSLGLNLPRVTAVLSLYNCDANTPETQAGCFWDPYVVQRDGFYEVVNKAPAGLGVTLVLQAANNPPANQVWVQNRTGQPEAVVFKNEVFELPPSYVQEFSVVEGAPAILYVRHCVILNGQQACEWSPKTLEPGVYYAIEAVETVGGLPGSQILTADLRPVVAQDGQQVAGPQEILCRLQVPVLNVRTGPGLQYQIIAKVRATDDNPGTVLVVGRDTAGEWLAVDQRVAPGGWVTAEPSYILCDGDIGTLPIAEITDGRLAPTPTPVPVATGNNTENNNGTPAAPAAPSESGNGTTEENGQAQTGPTIPEGLAVLVVNNAFQHQMRFTLDQQYRPEEGPSEYDLQPGESMTIVVFPGKIAFTASSPWNGLSGNAELEIDADASQTLWLRFEPDPDGSGRWNLHWQ, from the coding sequence ATGCGTAGATTGGTTCTATTGGCAACATTGACTTTGTGTTTTAGTCTGCCGGCCCTGGTCTATTCCGTCCAGCCGGCCCACGCCACAACCCAACAGGTGACCTTCAGGCCGGGGGACAACCACAGGGAACTCCTGGGCGTCATCCTGCCGGCGGCAGCAGCCATCCTCTCTGCCCAGGCCACCGAGCCCGTCACCCCAACGGCCACGCTCACCGCGACCGCACCCATTTCCCCCCTGGTCACTCCCCAGGCCTCCCTCACCCTCACCGCTTCTGTCACGGCCAGCCAGGCTATCACGGCCCCTTCGCCCCTGGCGACCCCCACACCTGTCGGGCCCACCAGCGACGCCCTGCAGGAAGGGCCGCTGGCGGGCACCATCATCGCCAACCGCAGCACGGCCACCATCAAATTTTTCGTGGAGGGGGAGACCTATACCGTGGCGCCGGAACGCTCCCTGGGGCTCAACCTGCCACGGGTAACAGCCGTGTTAAGCCTCTACAACTGTGATGCCAACACGCCTGAAACCCAGGCAGGCTGCTTCTGGGACCCCTACGTGGTGCAGCGGGACGGCTTCTACGAGGTGGTCAACAAAGCGCCGGCCGGCCTGGGCGTCACCCTCGTCCTCCAGGCGGCCAACAACCCACCGGCCAATCAGGTGTGGGTCCAAAACCGGACCGGGCAGCCGGAAGCGGTGGTCTTCAAGAACGAAGTCTTCGAACTGCCGCCGTCTTACGTCCAGGAGTTCAGTGTGGTGGAGGGGGCGCCTGCCATCCTCTACGTGCGACACTGTGTCATCCTGAACGGCCAACAGGCCTGTGAGTGGTCGCCGAAGACCCTGGAGCCAGGGGTCTATTACGCCATTGAGGCCGTTGAAACGGTCGGTGGCCTGCCGGGCAGCCAGATCTTGACGGCCGATCTCCGCCCTGTAGTTGCCCAGGATGGCCAGCAGGTGGCAGGTCCGCAGGAGATCCTCTGCCGCCTGCAGGTGCCCGTGTTGAACGTACGCACCGGCCCCGGCCTGCAATACCAGATCATCGCCAAGGTCCGGGCCACGGATGACAATCCGGGTACCGTACTGGTTGTGGGCCGGGATACAGCAGGAGAATGGCTGGCCGTGGACCAGCGGGTGGCGCCCGGTGGCTGGGTGACGGCAGAGCCCAGCTACATCCTCTGTGATGGCGACATTGGCACCCTGCCCATCGCGGAAATCACAGACGGCCGCCTGGCGCCCACGCCGACACCGGTGCCTGTCGCCACCGGAAACAACACCGAGAACAACAATGGAACGCCGGCTGCACCGGCGGCGCCGTCAGAAAGCGGCAACGGAACCACGGAGGAAAACGGCCAGGCCCAGACCGGCCCTACGATTCCCGAAGGGTTGGCGGTGTTGGTGGTGAACAACGCCTTTCAACATCAGATGCGCTTCACCCTGGACCAACAGTACCGCCCTGAAGAGGGCCCCAGCGAATACGACCTCCAGCCCGGCGAGAGCATGACCATCGTGGTCTTCCCGGGTAAGATTGCCTTCACCGCCAGTAGCCCGTGGAATGGCCTCTCCGGCAATGCCGAACTGGAGATCGACGCCGACGCCTCCCAGACCCTCTGGTTGCGTTTCGAACCAGACCCGGACGGCTCGGGCCGCTGGAACCTGCACTGGCAGTAG
- a CDS encoding dTDP-4-dehydrorhamnose 3,5-epimerase family protein — protein sequence MVEIVESAQIAGVKFVRLRAFSDERGRFMETFRKEWFPERSWEIVQCNRSDSEAGVLRGLHYHHRQVDYWHVTQGHIRVGLADLRVGSPTFGAVETVEVDAARPMGIFIPTGVAHGFLTLSPATLTYVVDNYYDGQDEKGVAWNDPTLGIPWGVQEPLLSPRDRQNPLLADIPRQALPVWTH from the coding sequence ATGGTGGAGATAGTGGAATCCGCCCAAATCGCCGGCGTCAAGTTCGTCCGGCTGCGGGCCTTCAGCGACGAACGGGGACGCTTTATGGAGACCTTCCGCAAGGAGTGGTTCCCCGAACGGAGCTGGGAGATCGTCCAATGCAACCGCAGCGACAGCGAGGCGGGCGTGCTGCGGGGGCTCCACTACCACCACCGCCAGGTGGACTACTGGCACGTGACCCAGGGCCACATTCGGGTGGGCCTGGCGGACCTGCGGGTGGGTTCGCCCACCTTCGGCGCGGTGGAGACCGTGGAGGTGGATGCAGCCAGACCGATGGGCATTTTCATTCCCACGGGCGTGGCCCACGGCTTCCTGACCCTCTCCCCCGCCACCCTGACCTACGTGGTGGACAATTACTACGACGGCCAGGACGAGAAGGGGGTGGCCTGGAACGACCCAACCCTGGGCATCCCCTGGGGCGTCCAAGAGCCGCTCCTCTCCCCCCGGGATCGGCAAAACCCCCTTCTGGCCGACATTCCCAGGCAGGCCTTGCCCGTCTGGACCCATTGA
- a CDS encoding tetratricopeptide repeat protein, with amino-acid sequence MAALREVFDVTLLATLGLIFFGTLVGAYLRSRRCDPCLKSFESFHVTLERVNGKIIWGVMELEPTGLELRYRNLVQDANHVESSYILYGEEYGEIQAIFRYVDDLAEESRARRQRDLERSFHPGPLRRLGRGVRHFFNIAGESLSEMIGVLVGRLRKPAGRYITETGEAHLKSLGSEVIGQVGHVHDPLLERYIGQKVVVELLEDDEVHEHVGIFKNYSADFLEFLDVQFPQRQALPLGSDLRADTPWVSATRKGNLIQVVNHTGQPVLLQSLALINEGEEDEEDLLNVVVDAGETLELHPSRDFAQANLYLRVVRELDMIVPRHRARIRHRAECQEPSILPEIIFDLGVILRRNSRLDHQETRLRAELAENPASALAASNLGAILAQKQQFAEARQWLEKAYAMRYSLPDNGRRTYMLLNEVRRRQAKVNSATIPLAAHSTSTHQGHSVSVDGH; translated from the coding sequence ATGGCTGCCCTGCGTGAAGTTTTCGACGTTACCCTGTTGGCCACCCTGGGCCTCATCTTCTTCGGTACGTTGGTGGGTGCCTATCTGCGCTCCAGGCGCTGCGATCCCTGTCTCAAATCCTTTGAGAGCTTCCACGTCACCCTGGAACGGGTCAACGGCAAGATTATCTGGGGGGTAATGGAGCTGGAGCCCACCGGGCTGGAACTGCGCTATCGCAACCTGGTGCAGGACGCCAACCATGTGGAGTCCAGCTATATCCTCTACGGCGAGGAATATGGCGAGATCCAGGCCATCTTCCGTTACGTGGATGATCTGGCGGAGGAGAGCCGGGCCCGTCGCCAGCGGGACCTGGAGCGCTCTTTTCATCCCGGTCCGCTGCGGCGCCTGGGGCGGGGTGTACGCCACTTCTTCAACATCGCCGGGGAGTCCCTGAGCGAGATGATCGGCGTGCTGGTGGGCCGGCTGCGCAAGCCGGCCGGCCGTTACATCACCGAGACCGGGGAGGCCCACCTCAAGAGCCTGGGCAGCGAGGTGATCGGCCAGGTGGGCCACGTCCACGATCCCCTGCTGGAACGCTACATCGGCCAGAAGGTGGTGGTGGAGCTGCTGGAAGACGACGAAGTGCACGAGCACGTGGGGATCTTCAAGAACTACTCGGCGGATTTTCTGGAATTTTTGGATGTCCAGTTTCCCCAGCGCCAGGCCCTCCCCCTGGGCAGCGACCTGCGGGCCGATACGCCCTGGGTCTCCGCGACCCGGAAAGGGAACCTGATCCAGGTGGTCAACCACACGGGCCAACCTGTACTGCTTCAGTCTCTGGCGCTGATTAACGAAGGCGAGGAAGATGAGGAGGATCTGCTGAACGTGGTGGTGGATGCCGGCGAGACGCTGGAGCTCCATCCCTCCCGGGACTTTGCCCAGGCGAATCTCTACCTGCGGGTCGTCCGGGAGCTGGACATGATTGTGCCCCGCCACCGGGCCCGGATTCGCCATCGGGCCGAGTGTCAGGAGCCCAGCATCCTGCCTGAAATCATCTTTGACCTGGGCGTCATCCTGCGGCGAAACTCCCGGCTGGACCATCAGGAAACCCGGTTGCGGGCCGAGCTGGCCGAGAATCCGGCGTCGGCCCTGGCCGCCTCCAACCTGGGGGCCATCCTGGCTCAGAAGCAGCAGTTTGCCGAGGCGCGCCAGTGGCTGGAAAAGGCCTATGCCATGCGCTACTCTCTGCCCGACAATGGCCGTCGGACCTACATGCTGCTCAACGAGGTGCGGCGCCGCCAGGCCAAAGTGAACAGCGCCACAATTCCGCTGGCGGCCCACTCCACGTCTACCCACCAGGGTCATTCTGTTTCTGTGGATGGTCACTGA
- a CDS encoding sugar phosphate isomerase/epimerase family protein has translation MTKPVLAAQLYTVREYTRTAEDFAASMKKIRQIGYQAVQVSAIGPIPHQEVKAIVEDLGLTICNTHIPYDRLWNDLDSVIEQHHLWNCRHVAIGSLPAAYREEGEDGYRRFAQEASQVGEKLHAAGLTFSYHNHGFEFERFGKRTALDIIYEESDPRYLQAEIDTYWVQHGGGDPAAWIRRMKGRMPVVHLKDMVIVDRQQVMAEVGEGNLNWPAILDACREAGVEWYAVEQDICRRDPFESLRISYENLRAMGLA, from the coding sequence ATGACTAAACCAGTTCTTGCCGCCCAGCTCTACACCGTGCGTGAGTACACCCGCACCGCGGAAGACTTTGCGGCCAGCATGAAGAAGATCCGCCAGATTGGATACCAGGCCGTTCAGGTCTCCGCCATCGGCCCCATTCCCCACCAGGAGGTCAAGGCCATCGTGGAGGATCTGGGGCTGACCATCTGCAACACCCACATCCCCTATGACCGCCTGTGGAATGACCTGGACTCGGTCATCGAGCAGCATCACCTGTGGAACTGCCGGCACGTGGCCATCGGCAGTCTGCCAGCCGCGTACCGGGAAGAAGGGGAAGACGGCTACCGGCGCTTCGCCCAGGAGGCGTCCCAGGTGGGGGAGAAACTACACGCGGCCGGGCTGACCTTCAGCTACCACAACCACGGCTTCGAGTTTGAACGCTTCGGCAAGCGCACCGCGCTGGACATCATCTATGAGGAGAGTGACCCGCGCTATCTACAGGCAGAGATTGACACCTATTGGGTGCAGCACGGAGGGGGCGATCCCGCGGCCTGGATCCGCCGCATGAAGGGCCGCATGCCGGTGGTCCACCTCAAAGACATGGTGATCGTGGACCGGCAGCAGGTCATGGCGGAAGTAGGGGAAGGGAACCTCAACTGGCCTGCCATCCTGGACGCATGCCGGGAGGCCGGCGTGGAGTGGTACGCGGTGGAGCAGGACATCTGCCGGCGGGATCCCTTCGAGAGCCTGCGCATCAGCTACGAGAACCTGCGGGCCATGGGGCTGGCGTAG